The window TCTATTATTCTGCAGACTTCTAGAGGATTTTCATACTTATCTGTCAAGCAAGCAGAAGAACTTTAAGTCTTCATCCAATGTGTTTAATCTGAGGTGGACTCATTCCCACTGAAACTTGCCAAAGACTTTAACGACTTCAGTCGCCGTCTTGACCACCCTCAAGGCCTCACATTAGCATGTTCCTGGTTGTTCTTCATGTCTAAACCCATGATGCTGAAGAGTCTCAAGGCTTAAAGGAGAATCTGCCACTGTCTCACAATACCTACGCTTCTGAGGCAAACTTGGATCCAAATTCTCTCAACACTCACCACATATTTTCAGAAACCTGGGATCTGTTCTGCATGGGTCTTACGACCAAACTGGGTTTGGAGTGGCCCTGCATACCTTTCTACAAACAGGTTCACTCAAAGAAATGGACTATAAAGCGCAGCACTGAGCAGACCTGACTGTCTGAACAACAACTCAAGGCAATGATGTTGTCCTTAAAGCAACCAAAGGCTACAGGTTCTTAGTATAACTCACTTTGAGCTGTACCAGAACAAAGGACAACACTGGATGGCTACAAGTAAAGACCGGATGCTATGGCCTAAGTCAGAGGGACGTGAACAGACCAGGGAGAATCCAATCATTGGATGGAGGAgcacagtcattaaacactgagAGATCCACCTTCTGGATGAACTGAAGAAAGCCTGAGTGACCAGCTAGTAGACACAAGCAAGAGTGGAGAAGAGCAGAAGGCAATGTGAAGGTCTGGAGATGACCAGGATGATGTCCAGTCAGAAAAGCAGTGGATGATGAATATGTGGAGATGAACTTCCACATTGGAAAGAGtgaaaaatacttttagactcaACACATGAAAATAAAGCTTTCGGTTTGACTTCTTCAAACTAACGTTCAGCTGTCTTTTCCACCCGTATTGACACTGATACTCATGGACCAATCAGGGAGTAATAATGCTCAAACTCAATCCCACTAATAGTGTCTCTTCTCCAGGAGGCTCTCAGAACCATATGACTATTGATGAACTCCATTTTGCACCAGGAAAACAGCTCTGTCAAAGCATTACAACAGCAACTCGGTGAGGACTAAGGTATTCCTGACAGTGAATCTGGACTCGGCCTAGTTAAAAGGCCCCAGAATGAACACTTTGGGAAGAAGAGGAATTGAAACCTCAAACACAGCCGATGTATCAGCCAATAGTTCAGCATGGATGAATCCTCATGAAAACACTTGAGTATTGCTCTGAAAAAGGACATCACAGAAACATTCCTGTACAGATGGGTTCTGTCAGTCTACACTTCATCTAGGCACAACTTGCTCACACACAACACCTGGAGAACATACTGTCTACcttgggccaatcaaggacaagAACTATGCTGTCCACTCTGGACCGTTCAAGGACAAGCAACTACACTGTCAACATTTCACCAACCAAGGACAAGAACTACATTGTCAACATTTCACCAAACAAGGACAAGCATCTACACTGTCAACATTTCACCAACCAAGGACAACAACTACACTGTCAACATTTCACCAAACAAGGACAAGCATCTACACTGTCAACATTTCACCAACCAAGGACAAGAACTACACTGTCGATTGACAAATGCAGACAGCGAAACATTTAAAGAAGCATGTATTTTCACCTTTGACCCATGCCAGTGATACACTGGCACAGGAAGTGggcagggatgtagtggaggatAATCACTGTTCACACaccttttttaaatttgatttcatCAAGAGCGTTGATGCACCTTTTACAccacatacacattgttagcatTAGCGTTACCCCCCCACCCGTTATCTCCACTGGCGTTCAGCGTTTCACAACTACATCCCTGGAGACGAGTAATGTCTCACTCTCTTCCTGGAGACGAGTAATGTCTCACTCTCTTCCTGTTGCGTTTCAAACTCATTTTAAACAATTTGACCTTATTTGGACTTTAAGTGCATTTTTGCAAATATGTCCAAACCAACAGCTCTTGATGATGTACTTAATCAGTCATTTTTCCTAAAGCTTTAAAATGTGAAGGTAAGTGTAGTGTGTTTACAGATGCCTCGGTCAAGGTAAGGTTGTTCAGTACACAATGTTTAGTTATATTTGATTTACATAAGAGATCCACTAGAGAACCACTTAACTCCCCTCAACAGTATTATTGAattcagaatatatatataccatTTATCAGATGCTTTTATGCAAAATGACTtgttcatgcatgcatacattttgttGTTCAGAATAAATGACTTAGTTCCACCCCCAAACTACAGTCTTTACTTAAATCAAACCCTTTCCACAAATTTCCCATCAGCTAGCTACCACAGTAAACTATGTTAGAAGCTACTAGTACTATCATTTCATAGTTAAACCCTTGTATTCAGGCCTGATCTCAGATTGTAATGCCTCCAccgcttccttcctctcctctgtttctcatccctcctctgtttctcatccctcctctgtttctcatctctcctctgtttctcatcCCTCCTCCGTTCCTCCAGCCAGCTGTGCTACTCCTCAGACCGCCAGCTGTCGCTGGATCTGGTCAACGTGGGCCGCCAGCGCCTAGACTTCCTGCCCATGATAGAGCATTCTGGGACGTACCGGGAATCCGCAATGCACTCTGGGACTTTCGCCCAGGAGATCATCACCCTGGTGCACCAGGTCAAAGGTTAGGAAACGGGACAAATACAACCTGAatatgcgcacgcacacaccgCTCATTGACACTAATGTGCCCATCTCAGACAGAATCTATAGATACTTATCACAGCCTTCAAGGCAATCAATCTcttactctttctttctctgattTTCTCCAGAGCATTACTTTAGAGGTGATGGTGTGACACTGAACGAGCGTTTCTCTGGCCCCCAAGATGGAGGTCTgcctgaggaggaggagcaggaggaagaaGGACCAACTCTGAACAGGTACATGAACACCTGGTTACCATGGTAATTTGAATATCTTTAGAGCTTTTGTTTAAGCCTTTAATGTGCTGTTTACAAACAATATATTTGTATTCCTCTCGTCCAGGCTGTTCAACATGAGTATGTCAGAACCTGATATGGAACCTGTCTTCTCTAAAGTTGGCCGCATGCAGGTACAATAATGTGTAGAGGTTTATGATTGATATGTCAATGGACTGATTGGTTCCTGAATGTATTGGTTGATTGAGTGATCTATTATTGATGTGTTGTGTgatcagaggcagcagcaggcagTGAGAGATCCCGGAGACCTGAGACAtgacctggagaggaggagacaggagaggctggagggagtGAAGGTCACCATACCTGGAGGCAGGCTCTCACAGCACCCCCTGGCTGCCGGgaggtactacaacacagtgaaGAGATGATGGGGCTTCTTTTGAATATTACAATGATTCCTTCCTCCCTTTCTTGGAGTCATCACTGATCTACGGATCCTTGTGTTCACCCAATCTGTCAGATCAGTGATTACCTTAAGAAGTGGAGGAAGGGTGCATTTTtacaccatctctccctctcacacactctgtctcaGTGACCATCAGGGGGGGTATGGTAGAGAGGAAGACGAGGAACAGGAGGGCTTTTCAGGCTGGTCAGGCCCACcacggagagggaggaggtggccTGGAGACATGGTGAgactgtgtgagggtgtgtgagggtgtgtgagactgtgtgaggGTGTGTCTGTTTACATTTGGTAGGGAAGTGAATAAAATGGATATTATCTGTATCTTTCTTTAAATATATCTTGGatgtttctctcttgctctctcgctttctctctctctctctaggggggTCAGAGGAGAGGTGGCATGATTAGACAAGACATGGGAGACCAGCAAAGGAACAACTGGCCTCCTAATAGCCCTTGCAACCTGCCTGGATCAACGAGAAAACAGAACCACAATATTAACGGTCAGTTAGTACCCCAAAACATAAGTATGTACAGTCAATGTAAACCAGGAAACAGAGGTTAAAAAGTACAGTGTGTTGTCATTCACAGACCTGTTCAGAGAACCACAACTTCCCAGCCATGTTCAGTGACCTCAGTCATTcactgattggttggttggttgattgacagTGTAATTCCTATGACTGGCCTCTGTTTACCTTCCTGTCTGGTTACGTacattagtcagtcagtctgtccatctGTTCCCTAGATCTCATTTATGTCTGACCCTGAGCCAATCaagtcctctcctttcctctagaCAATCATCTTGCCCACTAATAGGACCATTACAACCCTAGCTGCCCTACTTCTTAACCTAACACCTATATTTACAAGACCTCTCTCgcactcactcgctctctctctctctctctccctctctctctctcaggtgccaACTGGTGAATGGAAGCTTGGAGCAATCCAAATGGAGTCAGTGGTTAACTGTTGATAGGCTGTATATATTATAGATCACACTGCTGCAGACTGACCACAGCCTGAACCACGACCACCTGACCAACTGACATTCTGTACCACGCTGTCAATGTAAAGCCCATGCAATGTAGCTGCTCTCCTGACAGAGAGAGTAATGTGGTGGGGAAGTAAGATGGCCAACTAatatttaaagatgcactatgcataAATCgttccaccatttcctggttgcaaaatgtttgcctaatttcagtttgttacAAAAcgagcaagtatagtgtagagcagGGGTAGGTAACCGTGCTCCTGGAGTCCCGCTggtactgcaggattttgttctgtctaggcaccacacctgaccaactgacAGGGCCGGTGGCAGAACTAATCAGTTGGACCGGCCTTTGATATCCATAGGCGGGGCATGTTTTTTCCCGGGACCACCTTATTTATGTGTGCATCCTCTTGCATGTTCAAATTGTAATAGTAAAGACCATAGGCAGCtggtgagtttcaagtttgtggATGTTTCCAATTTACCCTAGCATTTCTACCGTTCTCAGTGCCAGTTATGATAGTTCTTTTATATGCACATTTTTGTGcaacagtttcatttcaatattttattttctcaatcattgtcacgtggttaatcataaaaatctgaaataaaaTGATAAAAATGTCAAAGTTCAAATTGAACTGAGGTGAGAGCAGCAGCCTCTGCCACATGAACACATTGATACACTGTGATCCATTGGCGGCTAAAGAAATGAGCTCATAGAACTCAGAGACAGCCTATAGGCCAATGTAGCAGTAGGCCTGTAACCTCCATCTCAACTAAGTAAAgctgacaaataaaaacagtagaaaataACCTGATAAATTCTGCTTCTTTCAATCACAatcatctctcttctccacctgtctgcctccctttctatctgtcttgacCTGAGCTATTGTTAGTGAactgcaacattgtatcaactggcctattctgggccctcagtttccCACCCAGTGAGCTCTAGACAGACCgctgtttttttaaataacattttcactGGCTATATGGGGTCATCAGATCATGATATTTTGCTCTttcacaccgaggcttggtgATTATTGAGGCtgggagtgttggaaagattgTTCTAATACTTAGGAACTATCATTCGCAATGGATGTTACAAAACAGACTTCGTTGGCTTGTGTGAGGCAAAGAAAGAATGACTGAGAAACTCTGTTTATTGGTGGTGGacgtggtgagttaagacaatcggTAACCCAACATTGCCAAATGAGCACGTTCCTACATATGCATGTATTCTGGAGAGATCCATATCTTCACCACACAACCCCTCCCCATCTTGATGCAACATTTTAAATGATATTCAAAACACATTAACTTCACACATATTTTAGAGGCTTTTCACTGACCACGCAACTCAATCAGCTAGACATAGTCCCGTGTGCCCAAATTGTGGGCATCCCAAATAGGCATAGGCCTACAcacttgtgatttgaaacaatccacagctatTTAAAAGGAAAAACAATAAGCTAATGATCGTCTGTGGATAAGTCATGTCCCTGGTGAAGTATTTTGAGTGTTTGTATTTGGAAAGGAATAATTTGTCATTATTTTAGGATGCAGTCCAGCCTCCTAGCTGTGCGATGTGCACTCCCCTACTTTATTTTCCAATTCACAAGAAGCtgaaaccagagatctgtatGTAATGACGAGATGCTAATTTCTCTGTCTTAACAATGGGAGTTTTTGTCCCAAAGGCGTGAAGGCAGGCGATAAGCTTAGGTCTGCATATTATTCCCATAGAAACGCGTTGGTCTTGTACTGGACATATTCTGGCGAGATTGAGCCCTCTTGCTTTGCCTCGCCTCTTCCTCTACTGAAACTAtatcaccggagaaagcatctgaTCGAGCGAAACATGGCCCTCTATATGTATCTGACAGAAATATTATGACATGCCATACTcttggtccagacagcatcagaaacatggtctacacatacggAGACGGGGGGCGCTGTTTTGCTCCCGTCGATGCTTGAACTGAGATCGATGAGTCTTAGTCGACACattttcttggtcaaataaatgCTCCGTTTTTCAATATTTCATTTGGACGCCGGCCCtgccaactgagctaattgatcagttcaacAATTGCCTAAATTCAATACACCAGATGTTCTAGTTtggttaaatcaaaaacatgaagaGCATGCAGTGAAATAACTTTTACatgaccaaaaatattgtattttcagtagTTTGAAGCGTGTGTATAAagccgaaagtaaaagacgcaaaaatgaaacgtaagaacgggaagcatagaaatactGCACATAGAacatacagtttaagtcggaagtttacatacaccttagacaaatacatttaatgtcagtttttcacaattcctgacatttaatcccaatAAAAATGACCtctcttaggtcaattaggatcacaactttattttaagaatgtgaaatgtcagaataatagtagagtgatttatttcagcttttatttctttcatcacattcccagtgggtcagaagtttacatacactcaattagtatttggtagcattgcctttaaattgtttaacttgggtcaaacatttcgggtagccttccacaagctttccacaataagttgggtgaattttgtcccattcctcctgacagagctggtttaactgagtcaggtttgtaggcctccttgctcacacacgctttttcagttcttcttcttttgatttcccatgatgtcaagcaaagaggcattgactttgaaggtaggccttgaaatacatccacaggtacaactccaattgactcaaatgatgtcaattagccgatcagaagcttctaaaaccaagacataattttcaggaatattccaagctgtttaaaggcacagtcaacttaatgtatgtaaacttctgacccactggaattgtgatacagtgaattatatgtgaaataatctgtctgtaaacaattgttggaaaaatgacttgtcatgcacaaagtagatgtcctaaccgacttgccaaaactatagtttattaacaaaaaatttgtggagtggttgaaaaacgagttttaatgactccaacctaagtgtatgtaaacttcttacttcaactgtatatatcgcttcttagacttgctttcaacgaAAATGACAGATCTAttaacacatttctatgtgaatttggtccgTTGCCCAAaacgttacatattgcagctttaatttaGGGGAAGTGACTTCATAATGCGAGCATCCTGTTCGTGAGGAGCCACCTAATTCATTTATCTGCGATCGTATTTGTTTATGTTGATGGTTTGTTTGACCAGTGTACCATAGTTGATGTTGTTGACCTGTCTCTACTGTACCCTGTGTTGCCAAACCATGTTATTCTTTCTGATCTGTCTAGGTTTGATTACACTCCACACGAGGAAAGGCCCTACTAATCTATTGATGTCATTACTGTAAATATCAAATAAAAGAGATTACTTCTCATACCAAGTTGGCAAGTGTGTTGATGTTAGGTAGTGTTAGTAGCTCTTTAGCTTGGTAGTAATGCATGTTACATGAGTGGAGCCTGTTTAGAGGGGAGCCTGTTTAGTCATTACCTGTGTATTAATAGGCAGGATTGTCCACATCTCTCACCTGTACACACCTGTCAGGTACAGAAGTGATCCTTGCAGATATTTAACAGGTCAATCTTGCCTACTTCCACCCAGGCCTGCTTTAGGTAAACCGGGCTGGCCAGGACTATTCAAGGAACAGAGTTAATGCTCCTGCCAGACAGATAGGTCAAAGTTCAGACTTTTCTAGAGTCGGCGGAACCATGGAATAATTCCCCGCTGGACTAAACAGAGCTGACTGGTCATGAGGATACCCAGCTGTACAGGTGGATAGTGCTTAGCAGCAGAGCCAGGCCTTAACCTTTAACCCCACAGTAACAAACAGAAGCAGTCAGGCCTTAACCTTTAACCCCACAAGAGCAGAGGCGATGTGGGAGAAAATCCAGTCAGATCACAGTGAAACACATGGTGTATTTATTTCAAACAATGTAGGTAGAAACACAAAGTCTTTACAAAAATAAGATTACACCACTGTTccatgattttttaaaatgtcatttatAAAAACATTTCCACTTTTAATACAACTTCATTGTTTCAAGTTGTTCTTTTAGCTGCTCAGTTAAGTCAGCGCTGCAATACACATGGACAAGACACTGACAAAAACCAGGAGCTACAATGAAGAGTTACAACATCATATGACTGGTTATAGCAGCTTATGAATGCCCTCTGACTGCATTAAAATACAGAATTGTAATAGCAACACCATCAACCTTCATAAGGCACAGAAATAGAGAGCAGTGAAAGAGAGGAAAACTCCCAGCAACCCCCCTGATCAGCAACATCATTATTCAGCTCTTCAGTTATCTCTGTATGGTCCACCAGTGTTCTGTTGTTTTCCAACCAAGATGACCCCTAATCCACACTGTAATCAGATGTCATAGAACTGGAGAGCTGCAAGAAACAGGGTGTCGGCTCCACCTAGTCTTCACCGTCTATGCCAAAGCATGTGATCCTGCAGCCTGGCTAGACTATACAACGGCAGAAGCAGAGTGGGGGGGCGATGTCAACTGTTTGCCCCTTGTGGTTCATCTGGGTGTGTGGCTGGGGAGGCCCTCTGGTGGTGGCTCAGAGACGAGGGTCGCAGGGCAGAGGGCGGAACGCCACCTCAATATTCTCCTCCATGATGATGTCATAGCGACACATCAGCggcctggagggaggagagaaagggagagttagagaaaggagaagggagtATATGGGGAATGCAGAAAAGAGGGGGAAAAGTGTGTAACTCAGGTGTGTGGTGGTCTCACCTGTCGGGTTGCTCCAGGGGGGCGAGGCGGATGCGGATTAGTCGGATTTTGTAGCGAGGGCCTATCACGTTTCTGGTAGCAATGCTGAGGGATATCTTCTGGATGGGCTGAAGGTCCTCATCAAACTGGACCAACAGACGGGTGGAGGTGTACTGCTCAAACCTGAACAGCTTactttggaggagagagagggtgagagggatagatagaggtctTACTgcaacaaatgtgtgtgtgcgtgtaagcgTGCGAGACTGACTGGTCAATGCGTGCCTCAGTGAAGTTCCTGCCACTGTGGAGTCTGAGGATGAGGACTCCCCAACGAGGGTACAGGTTCCATGTCACCATGTCCACCATGTAGCtgacctctatatatatatatacacacacacacacactgtgttatatatacacacacatgcacaacgtGTCACACACAATCTTTAAGAACTCATTGCTTCAGAAGCATTATgttcactatatatacaaaagtatgtggacaccccttcaaattagttgattcgactatttcagccacacccgctgctgacaggtgtataacatcgagcaAACAGCCATGCGATCAATCTCtattgacaaacattggcagtagaatgaccttactgaagagctcagtgactttcaacgtggcactgtcataggatgccacctttccaacaagttcatcaaatttctgccctgctagagctgccctagtGAACTGTaggtgatgttattgtgaagtggaaacgtctaggagcaacaatggctcagtcgTGAAGTGGTagaacacacaagctcacagaaagggaagtgcatagtgtgtaaaaatcatctgtcctcgactacaacactcactaccaagttccaaactgcctctggaagcaacgtcagcacaataactgtttgtcaggagattaatgaaatgggtttccatggccgagcagtcgttacacaagcctaagatcaccatgcgcaaggcCAAGCGTTGGacggagtggtgtaaagctcgccgccattgggactctggagcagtggaaacgcgttctctggaatgatgaatcacgttcaccatctggcagtccaacggacgaatctgggtttggccaatgccaggagaatgctacctgcccgaatgcttagtgccaactgtaaagtttggtggaggaggaataatggtctggggttgtttttcatgattATAGCAGTAAAGGGGCAACCAACtatgttaatgcccatgattttggaatgagatattcaacAAGCAGTTGTCCACacacttttggtaatgtagtgtatgttaATCACTAATAGATAGTCAGGGGTGTTGAACTTACTTTTATAGGGCAACGTGGCAGTGGTGGTGAAGTATACCTTGGTCTGACCCAATCGCAGCAGAATATCCCTCCACCTGCTGACGTCATAACCTGGGGCAGTAACCATGGATACAACTTTAGGACTGTTGGTATGGCAACCAAAACCACTTGATCAATGATTTGTTGACAAGCATCTCTTTCCTTGTTTACGGATTCAGTGAGATTCTGGGTTGACCAGTGGGAAGGCAGTCCTCACCTAGCATAGGGCAGGGTGCGGGCTTAAAAGCCTCACACTGCAGGCACTGGCCATCCAGGAAGTCGCTGTAGGAGGAGCAGGGGTAGGCTGTGAGACTGCAGGTTCGGTTGAGAGCACACAGGTACAGGAACACAGAGCGCTGGTGGTCACACATGAaatatgacctccctacaaaaGACAGAAGCGGtgagttattacagtgttattacatgtgtgtgtgtgtgttagactcacCTGAGAAGATGGTCTTGGGGCAGCCTGGCTGGTCAGATCCTCCATTGGCGTAGTAGTCAATATGACCATGTTGACCTCTGAGACCAAACGCTGCATGAACAAATAGGAAGACAAAAATACACATCTAGAGAGTCcctcgccacacacacacacacacactcacagcatgTCAGTACTTACAGTTTATGTCAGTGTGTAGTACATCTACAAACATGGCGTCTGAAGGGTCAAGTCTCTCCTCAGGTGTCGCTCCAGTGAACATGGGCCCTGCTGGgtccagacctggacaacaatgAATCAATTAATGATCCAATTAATGAATTAATCAAATAATAGCTTCAAAGGGCACAGACTCTCTTATCCTACCTGTGATGCGGCCGATCTTGCCCTTCAGGTTTGCTCCTACGAACCCAGCCAGGTGAGCTCCCAGACTCGACCCGATCAGGTGGACCGAACTCAGAGGCGCTCCctctgcctacacacacacacacacacacacacacacacacacacacacacacacacacacacacacacacacacacacacacacacacacacacacacacacacacacacacacacacacacacacacacacacacagtgaacattAAGCAACATTGACCAAAGACTCATAGAACAACTGAAGATTCTCAGCAAATGAGCAACACTCCAcaatccccccacccccaccatcccccatccctcaaGCCACACACCTGCATGTTGAGTATGAAGCCGGTGAGGTTGTTGGCAGCCTGTCGTGTGTTGGTCACAGCAGTGAAGTAGTTGAGGTTAGCAGCTCCTCTGTTCCAGTCCACTACCAGGATGTTCATGTCCTCCTGCTCAGACAGCAGCTGGACGACGTGGTCCACCCAGAACGGAGGGGCCCTGGTGGGCCGGTAGCCGTGGATGACGAAAGCCGTGggcagggagaggttgaagaGTGGCTGGGAGGACAGCTGGTGGTGGTTCAACTCTCTGCCGCAGCGTAGGTTATACctgaaggagggagaaaggagaagacTTTATTCAGAAAATGTCATTACTTTTTATCCAacagcttacacacacacacacacactctctctctttctaacctaCTTGGTGTAGAGCAGCA is drawn from Oncorhynchus tshawytscha isolate Ot180627B linkage group LG29, Otsh_v2.0, whole genome shotgun sequence and contains these coding sequences:
- the LOC112236902 gene encoding lipase member H-like; this translates as MLLWQLFGLIGFLTLCKGQDSGVGALCDDFTELDFHESFLWTTLNLKLLLYTKYNLRCGRELNHHQLSSQPLFNLSLPTAFVIHGYRPTRAPPFWVDHVVQLLSEQEDMNILVVDWNRGAANLNYFTAVTNTRQAANNLTGFILNMQAEGAPLSSVHLIGSSLGAHLAGFVGANLKGKIGRITGLDPAGPMFTGATPEERLDPSDAMFVDVLHTDINSFGLRGQHGHIDYYANGGSDQPGCPKTIFSGRSYFMCDHQRSVFLYLCALNRTCSLTAYPCSSYSDFLDGQCLQCEAFKPAPCPMLGYDVSRWRDILLRLGQTKVYFTTTATLPYKKVSYMVDMVTWNLYPRWGVLILRLHSGRNFTEARIDHKLFRFEQYTSTRLLVQFDEDLQPIQKISLSIATRNVIGPRYKIRLIRIRLAPLEQPDRPLMCRYDIIMEENIEVAFRPLPCDPRL